Proteins encoded by one window of Haliotis asinina isolate JCU_RB_2024 chromosome 6, JCU_Hal_asi_v2, whole genome shotgun sequence:
- the LOC137288080 gene encoding uncharacterized protein: MKCECNIFIREYFKMASALHSTCLLAAVVLSVNGASQFTPIVNRVPSMEFVSGYNGSLTFEALKPGNVSIITSDGHTVYYKNVDLLNIIRLVNATPPIWDDYGTYGYLGSFLGLQKISVFIHAKDPEGRGMTYNVVAGDLPVGISLDPLTGELKGVAPDIDSTYVVTVRATNTLGAFADAIFKIAVKSSHVCMDSPCQHDGTCEEQLGIFRCDCVHPYGGKLCEMNCTSNALGVSQSVKTVHNAQMSAYLTYTTSSASDGRIGGKGWFGVGDHSWLQVDLGNQTLIHGVQMQGQDSRYYTSKYLVQYSLDGRHFNNYTNPFTGVVEELAGSTSSAVVTSYLGRTSPLLTRFLRLVPTAWNKSYRPCMKVELLGCHLY, from the exons ATGAAATGTGAGTGCAACATTTTCATCAGGGAATATTTCAAAATGGCGTCCGCGTTGCATTCGACATGTCTCCTGGCTGCAGTTGTTTTATCCGTCAATGGAGCGAGCCA GTTTACCCCCATCGTCAACCGCGTTCCAAGTATGGAGTTCGTCTCAGGATACAACGGAAGCCTGACGTTTGAG GCTCTGAAGCCTGGCAACGTGTCGATCATCACGTCTGATGGCCACACCGTCTACTACAAGAACGTCGACCTCCTCAACATCATCagg CTGGTCAACGCCACCCCTCCCATCTGGGACGACTATGGGACATACGGCTACTTGGGATCCTTCTTGGGACTGCAAAAAATATCAGTCTTCATCCACGCTAAG GATCCCGAGGGTCGCGGCATGACGTACAACGTGGTAGCTGGGGACCTTCCCGTGGGGATCAGTCTGGACCCTCTCACTGGGGAGCTGAAGGGTGTGGCTCCCGACATTGACTCCACCTACGTCGTGACGGTCCGTGCAACCAACACCCTGGGCGCCTTCGCAGATGCAATCTTCAAAATTGCGGTCAAAA GTTCTCATGTCTGTATGGACAGTCCGTGCCAGCATGATGGCACCTGCGAAGAACAACTCGGAATATTCCGATGTGACTGTGTCCATCCATATGGCGGGAAACTCTGCGAGATGA ACTGCACAAGCAACGCTCTTGGAGTATCTCAAAGTGTCAAGACAGTCCATAATGCGCAAATGTCGGCGTACCTCACTTACACAACGTCCAGCGCATCCGATGGGAGGATCGGGGGTAAGGGGTGGTTCGGAGTTGGGGATCACTCATGGCTCCAGGTGGATCTAG GCAACCAGACGTTGATTCACGGTGTTCAGATGCAAGGCCAGGACAGCCGTTACTACACCTCCAAGTACCTAGTCCAGTATAGTCTCGACGGCAGGCATTTCAACAACTACACCAATCCCTTCACCGGCGTCGTAGAG GAACTTGCAGGGTCGACCTCGTCCGCAGTGGTCACCAGCTACCTCGGCAGGACATCTCCGCTACTGACCCGCTTCTTGAGACTGGTGCCGACAGCCTGGAACAAGTCCTACAGACCATGCATGAAGGTGGAGCTTCTGGGTTGTCACTTGTACTAG